ACTGGCACACCGAAGGCGTGGGCGTGACGCATCTGTTCAACGCGCTGTCGCTGCTGTTTCCGGCGGGCGAGCGCTTTTTCATGGATTCGGTGCGCAACTATCGCGACCGGATCGACGAACCGAATCTGAAGCGCGACATCGCCGGCTTTATCGGCCAGGAAGCAATGCATACGCGCGAGCACGTCGAATTCAACGATCTGCTGCAGGCGGCGGGCCTGCCCGCGCACAAGCTCGACAAGCGCCTGTGGACGGTGCTCGGCTGGTTCAAGAAAGTGCTGCCGCATTCGATGCAGCTCGCGATCACGATGGCGCTCGAACACTACACCGCGATGTTCACGGGCCTCGTGCTCGCGAATCGCATCACGACGAGCGAAGTCGACGGCTATCGCCAGATGTGGATGTGGCACTCGATGGAGGAAACCGAGCACAAGGCGGTCGCGTACGACGTATGGCGCGCCGTGATGAAGCCGAGCCTCGTGAGCTACCTGCTGCGCACCGGGACGATGCTGTTCGTCACGCTCGTGTTCTGGGCGACGCTGTTCGATTTCAACACGCGTCTGCTGATCTCGCATCGCAGCCGCATCGGCGGGGGGCTCGGCATCGGCAAGCTGGTCAAGTATCTGTGGGGCCCGAAGAACGGCATCTTCGCGCAGATCGCGCGCGAGTGGATCGACTACTTCCGTCCGGGCTTCCATCCGTGGGATCACGACAACAGCGTGCATCTGGAGCGCATCGACGATCTGCTCGCCGAGATCGACGCGAGCAATGCGCGCCAGGCGGCGAAGGCTGCGCCGCGCCGGGTGCCGCTGCATCCGGTGCCGCAGGCGGTGTAACGCAGGACAAGCAGGCAAATCAGGGAGAAGAGAAGGGCCGCTACGAGCGGCCCTTCCGTTTTTTCGGGCCCCGCTCGCCGGAGCCCATGCGCGGCCGACGTTCGTTCTCGTTGCGCCGCCTCGCGGCGTTTTGCCCGTTTCTTGCCCCGCTTCGGCACGCCTCGCGCCGCGTTGCGCCGCAGCGAAGATCGGCCGATTCCACATTCGTCATATTTTTCGATGCCGCGCTGCACCGGACGCGCGCCGGCCCGCGATACGCGGCGGCGAGCCACGAGCCGCCGCGTATCGTGTGCAACCCATTGATCGGCAAAGCGTTTTGCCGGAACCGATCTTGCGCGCCGCAGCACGTCATGTTGCAGGCGAGCTCTGATGAATCGGGTAGAATCCGCGCTGCGCAAAAAATGCGTGCGGCGCGGCGCGCCCGGTCGGCACCGGGCCGCGCGCCGCGGATCGTCCCGGGGACGCGCCGAATCCGGCGTCCTGCCCGGCGCGGCGTCGAACCGTCGCCCGCCGCTTTTGCCAGCCCGTTATGTCACCACACCCGAATTCCGACAACTCAACCGCACAATCGAATCCTCCTCAGCTGCGCCGCAGCCTGAAAGCCCGTCACCTGACGATGATCGCGATCGGCGGCTCGATCGGCACGGGCCTGTTCGTCGCGTCCGGCGCGTCCATCTCGCAGGCGGGCCCCGGCGGCGCGGTGCTCGCCTATCTGCTGATCGGCCTGATGGTCTACTGCCTGATGATGAGTCTCGGCGAGATGGCCGCGTTCATGCCGGTGTCGGGCTCGTTCGCGACGTACGGCGCGAAATACGTCGAGGAAGGCTTCGGCTTCGCGCTCGGCTGGAACTACTGGTACAACTGGGCGGTGACGATCGCGGTCGAGCTCGTCGCCGCGCAGCTCGTCATGCATTACTGGTTTCCCGACGTGCCGGGCGTCTGGTGGAGCGCCGCGTTCCTCGGCGTGATGTTCCTCCTCAACGTGCTGACCGTGCGCGGCTTCGGCGAGGCCGAATACTGGTTCGCGCTCATCAAGGTCGTCACCGTGCTCGCATTCATCGGCGTCGGCCTGCTGATGATCTTCGGCATCCTGAAGGGCGGCCCGAGCAACGGCTGGAGCAACTTCACGATCGGCGACGCGCCGTTCGCGGGCGGCTTGCCCGCGATGATGGGCGTCGCGATGATCGCCGGCTTCTCGTTCCAGGGCACCGAGCTGATCGGCGTGGCCGCCGGCGAATCGGAAAACCCGCGCACGACGATTCCGCGCGCGGTGCGTCAGGTGTTCTGGCGCATCCTGCTGTTCTACGTGCTCGCGATCTTCGTGATCGGCGTGCTGGTTCCCTACACCGATCCGAACCTGCTGAAGAGCGACGTGACCGACGTCGGCGTGAGCCCGTTTACGCTCGTGTTCCGACACGCGGGCCTCGCGTTCGCCGCCGGCGTGATGAACGCGGTGATTCTGACCGCCGTGCTGTCGGCGGGCAACTCGGGGATGTACGCGTCGACGCGGATGCTCCACAACCTCGCGACCGAAGGCCGCGCGCCGAAGCTGTTCGCGAAGCTCTCGGCGGGCGGCGTGCCGCGCAACGCACTGTACGCGACGACCGCGGTCGGCGCGCTGTGCTTCCTGTCGTCGCTATACGGCGACAAGACGGTGTATCTGTGGCTGCTGAACACATCGGGGATGACGGGCTTCATCGCGTGGCTCGGCATCGCGCTCAGCCACTACCGTTTCCGCAAGGGCTACGTGCGCCAGGGCTTCTCGGTCGACCAGCTGCCGTATCAGTCGAATCTGTACCCGTACGGCCCGATCTTCGCGTTCGCGCTGTGCATCGTGATCGCGCTCGGCCAGGACTATCAGGCGTTCCTCGCGAACAAGATCGACTGGGTCGGCGTGCTCGCGACCTACGTCGGCATTCCGCTCTTCCTCGTCGTGTGGCTCGGCTATCGGCTCGTCCACAAGACGCGCTTCGTCGGTTACGAAGACATGGACATCGCGTCGTGGGTGGCCGAGCACGAGCGCGCGGCGGCGCACGAAGCACGCGAAGCGGCGGCCATTCGCGTGCCGTCGAGCCCCGAAGCGGCTTCATAACGCATCGCGTCCCGCAGCGCTCGTTCGCTTCGCTGCGAATTCGACAGGCGGCCGGCCCGGCATCGGGCGCGGCCGCTTTTTTGGTTCATCGCAGAAAACCGTGGAGCCTTGGAGAACGATTGCGTAACCTGACGCCTGATTTTATGGATGTCAGGAGGCGGAATTGCTCGATCGCAAGGCACTTCAGGCACTAGGTTGCTGGACAGGCTATCGGCTGGAGCGGGTGGAGTGGCCGCAGGGCGATAGCCGCACGCTGTCGCTCTACCTGAAGCCGGTCAGTCGGATCATGTACTGCGAGCAATGCGGTGCGCGTTGCCAGCAGATTCATGAAACGACCGTACGGCGGGTACGTGATCTGCCGTTGTTCGAGTACCGGGTGGTGCTGCACGTGCCTCGACGCCGAGTCTGGTGCGAACGCTGCGGCGCAGCGCGGCTGGAGAAGCTGGACTGGCTGGGCCGCTACCAGCGGGTGACGGAGCGGTTTGCCCAGGCCTGCGAGAAGTTGCTGCAGGCCGCCAGCGTACAGGCCGTGGCGGCCTTCTACGATCTGGGCTGGCACACGGTCAAATCGATCGACAAGATGCGCTTGCGCGCGCGCGTGGCCGAACCGGACTGGTCGACGATCCGTTATCTGGCGATGGACGAGTTCGCGCTCCATAAAGGCCATCGCTACGCCACGGTGGTGGTTGATCCGATCGGCCGGCAGGTCCTCTGGGTTGGGCCCGGACGGTCACGCGAGACGGCGCGCGCCTTCTTCGAACAACTCCCCGAAGGCGTGGCCGAGCGCATCGAAGCGGTCGCAATCGACATGACCACGGCCTATGAGCTGGAGATCAAGGAACAGTGCCCGCAGGCGGAAATCGTCTTTGACCTGTACCACGTCGTGGCCAAGTACGGTCGCGAGGTGATCGATCGGGTACGGGTGGATCAGGCCAACCAACTGCGACATGACAAGCCGGCCCGCAAGGTTCTGAAGTCCAGTCGCTGGTTGCTGCTGCGCAACCGTCATAACCTGAAGCCAGAACAGGCCGTGCATCTGAAGGAACTGCTGGCGGCCAATCAGTCGCTGTTATGCGTCTATGTGCTGCGCGACGAGCTCAAACGGCTCTGGTTCTACCGCAAGCCGGCCTGCGCGGAAAAGGCTTGGGGGCAATGGTTCGAACAGGCTCAGCAAAGCGGGATCGCCGCCTTGCAAAAGTTCGCCCAGCGCTTGCAGGGTTACTGGCACGGAATCGTGGCCCGCTGCCGCCATCCGCTCAATACCAGCGTCGTCGAAGGCATCAACAACACGATCAAGGTCATCAAGCGCCGAGCTTACGGGTACCGCGACGAGCAATACTTCTTCCTCAAGATCCGCGCCGCGTTCCCCGGGATTCCGCGATGAACCGCTTTTTTTTTGTTTGCGTTGCCCGTCGCGCCGGTGTTTGGGCTCGACGGCGCGCGTGGCGCGTCGTGAACGCCGCGCGAGCGGACGCGGCGCTTGCCGCGTCAAGCGCGGCGATGCGCACGCGCGTCGCGCCATCGTGCGAGCGGGCGCGTGGCGAGCCAGTGCGTCGCGAGCACGAACGCGACGCCGATCAGGCCGCCCGCCAGTACGTTGACGACGCGCTCGACGGCGATCGCCGCGGACTGCTGCGCGACCCACGATGCACATGCGATGCACGCGCAGCGCGCGCCGAAGCCGCTCGCGTAATGGCGGAACGCGACGAGCGTGAGCGCCGACGCGAGCGTCGCGAGCGTGTAGACGAGCGCGCCCTGCGGCAGCGCGTAGCCGGCCGCGAGGCCGAGCGGCACGCCGACGAGCGCGCCGAGGCCGCGATCGCGCAGCTTCAGGTGCGCGGTGGCCGCATCGCCGGTCACGACGCTCGCGGCGGACCAGATCGCCCATTGTCCGTTGTCGATGCGCCGCCATTCGACGAGCAGCGCGGCGACGGCCACCGCGAGCGCGACCGCGACGATTGCCTGCATCGCATTGCCCCACGCGGCGGGCCGGCCGAGATCGCGCGCGTCGCGCCAGCCCGAGAGCGCGTGCAGGCGCCGCGCCGCAGGCACGCCGCGCAGCGTCGCGATGCATGACAGCGCGATGGGCGGCAGCATCGCCGCGCACAGATAGGGAACGAGCCGGGGCGCCGAAAGATGCGCGGCGGCGGCTTCGCAGGTCAGATACAGCGACGGGATGAAGACGAAGTTGCCGAGCGAGCGCAGCCGCGCGCCGAAGCGCGACAGCGCGACGGCCGCCGCCGCGAGCGCCGCGCAGCCGGCGACGAACGCCGGCCATGCGTTCAGCGCGCATGACAGCGACAGGAAGCCGGCGATGATCGCCGCGCCCTGCGCGAGCGCGCCGAGCGGCGCGATGCCGACGCGCTCGACGGCGATCGCGATCGCGATCGTCGCGATCGACGCGAGCAGCCAGCGCGCATCGCCGGTTGCGCCGTACAGCGCGATCGTCGGCGCGCAAACGACGAGCGTGCGGCCGAGCGTCGGCAGGTCGAACGCGGCGCCGATCCGGGCGGCGAGCGCGCCGCGCCGCGCGCGGCTCATGCAGGCCTCGCGCGAGCCGCGCTCACAGCGCCGCGAGATCGTCGACCGTGACGATCCGCGCGATGCCGCGCAGCGCGTCGATCGAGCGCTGATGCTCGTCTTCCGTCGCGGCGGCGCACGCGTCTTCGAGCACGAGCACTTCGTAGTCGCGATCGTGCGCGTCGCGAGCCGCGGCCTGCACCGCCCACGTCGTGCTGACGCCCGCGACGATCACGCGCTCGATCCGGTGCGCGCGCAGCGCGGCTTCGAGGCGCGTCGCGTAGAACGCGCTCACGCGCGGCTTGACGACGACGAGCTGCACGGCGTCCGCGTCGAGATCCGGGTGAAACGCCGTGCCGGGGCCGCTCAGATCGAGCGCGCCGAACTCCTTCGCACGGCCGAACATCGGCGAATGCGCGGGCAAGTCCGCGTAGCCGGGCTCGAAGCCGACCTTGACGCCGATGCGCAGCCAGTCTTTCCGCTTCGCGGCGGCGAGCGCGCGGTTGAAGCGGCCGACGACGTCGCGCTGCGCGGCGTGCGCGGCGCTGCGGGCGATCTTGCCGGCGGGATGCATGATGTCGACGATGTAGTCGAGGCCGATCAATGCGGTGTTCATCGTGAGCTCCTGGGGGAGGGGGCGGGCGGCGCGGCGCTTGCCGCTTCGTCGAATCGCGCGAGGCGTTCGAGCAGCGGGCCGGCGGCGGCGAGCAGCGCGCGTTCGTCGGCGTTCAGGCATGCTTGCATCGCGTGCACGAGCCATTCCTCGCGCTTCGCGCGGTTGCCGTACAGCATCTGCTTGCCGATCGCGGTCAGCGTCACGCGGCTCCTGCGCCCATCGGCCGGGTCCGCATGACGCTGGATCAGGCCGGCGCCATCGAGCTCGCGCAGCAGCGCGGCGAGATTCGACGAGCGCATTCGCTCGGCCGACGCGAGCTCGGACGGCGTGACGTTGCCGCCGAGACGATCGATCGCGCCGAGGACGACCAGTTGTGAGAACTGCACGGGATCGGCCTGCGCCTCGCGACGCAGACGCCGGTTGAGCGCTGTGATGTGGCCGCGCAGGCGGGAAGCTTGCTGGAGGTGCTGGGCGGTGATCATGTTTGCTACTTTAATATAGCTATATTTGTATAGCAATATCGGGAGCCGATCGAAAGCGGCGGATATTGCGGCGCCCGACGTTGCGCGGTGCCCATGCCTGCGGCGGCGCGGTCATCGTGCGCGCGGCGCGGCGTGCGGCCGTTCGCATTCGGGCGAGCAGGCGAATACCGAGACGGCACTCTATGCCTACCAAGCGCTTGTTGGGTTGCCTTATCGTTTATCGGTTTTCCATCGACGGCGATTCGCGCGGCCGACCGCGCGGCGGATCGAGCGCGATGCAGCGGTTGAATCGTGTGAATGCCGAATGCGCGCCGGCCGGGCTGCGCGCGGCGTGCGAACCGTCGTTCGAGCCAACGAGGAGCAGGCGATGCTGACAGGGGGGATGTTGATCGGATCGGCCGTGACGCTCGGCGTGTGGGCCGGCCGCCATCCGTTGGCCGTGCTGAACGCGGCCGCTCGCCGTCCGACGTTCGTCGGCCGGTTCGACATCGCGTACGGCGCGGGGCCGCGTCGCGCGCTCGACATCTATTTGCCGGCTGACCGCTGCGCGCCGACTGCGGGCGGCGGCTTGCCGATCGTCGTGTTCTTCTACGGCGGCAGCTGGCGGCGCGGCCGGCGAGGCGACTACCGGTTCGTCGGCGAGGCGCTTGCGTCGCGCGGCTGCGTCGTCGCGATTCCCGATTACCGGCTTTATCCGGATGCGGTGTTCCCGGATTTCGTCGAGGACGCGGCCGCAGCGGTGCGCTGGGCGTGCGATCACGCGGCCGAGCTCGGCGCGGACCCGCGCCGCGTATACGTCACCGGCCATTCCGCGGGTGCGCAGATCGCGACGCTGCTCGCGACCGACGGCCGCTTTCTCCGCGCGCACGGTCTCGACAAGCGCGATCTCGCGGGCGTGGTCGGGCTCGCCGGTCCGTACGATTTCCTGCCGCTCAACGATGCGACGCTCGAGCGGATCTTTCCCGAGCCGGTGCGCGACGCGAGCCAGCCGATCCGCTTCGTCGACGGCAGCGAGCCGCCGATGCTGCTCGCATCGGGCTTGCGCGACGCGACGGTCAA
The nucleotide sequence above comes from Burkholderia thailandensis E264. Encoded proteins:
- a CDS encoding FUSC family protein, with amino-acid sequence MSRARRGALAARIGAAFDLPTLGRTLVVCAPTIALYGATGDARWLLASIATIAIAIAVERVGIAPLGALAQGAAIIAGFLSLSCALNAWPAFVAGCAALAAAAVALSRFGARLRSLGNFVFIPSLYLTCEAAAAHLSAPRLVPYLCAAMLPPIALSCIATLRGVPAARRLHALSGWRDARDLGRPAAWGNAMQAIVAVALAVAVAALLVEWRRIDNGQWAIWSAASVVTGDAATAHLKLRDRGLGALVGVPLGLAAGYALPQGALVYTLATLASALTLVAFRHYASGFGARCACIACASWVAQQSAAIAVERVVNVLAGGLIGVAFVLATHWLATRPLARWRDARAHRRA
- a CDS encoding ISL3-like element ISBma1 family transposase, yielding MLDRKALQALGCWTGYRLERVEWPQGDSRTLSLYLKPVSRIMYCEQCGARCQQIHETTVRRVRDLPLFEYRVVLHVPRRRVWCERCGAARLEKLDWLGRYQRVTERFAQACEKLLQAASVQAVAAFYDLGWHTVKSIDKMRLRARVAEPDWSTIRYLAMDEFALHKGHRYATVVVDPIGRQVLWVGPGRSRETARAFFEQLPEGVAERIEAVAIDMTTAYELEIKEQCPQAEIVFDLYHVVAKYGREVIDRVRVDQANQLRHDKPARKVLKSSRWLLLRNRHNLKPEQAVHLKELLAANQSLLCVYVLRDELKRLWFYRKPACAEKAWGQWFEQAQQSGIAALQKFAQRLQGYWHGIVARCRHPLNTSVVEGINNTIKVIKRRAYGYRDEQYFFLKIRAAFPGIPR
- a CDS encoding isochorismatase family cysteine hydrolase codes for the protein MNTALIGLDYIVDIMHPAGKIARSAAHAAQRDVVGRFNRALAAAKRKDWLRIGVKVGFEPGYADLPAHSPMFGRAKEFGALDLSGPGTAFHPDLDADAVQLVVVKPRVSAFYATRLEAALRAHRIERVIVAGVSTTWAVQAAARDAHDRDYEVLVLEDACAAATEDEHQRSIDALRGIARIVTVDDLAAL
- a CDS encoding alpha/beta hydrolase: MRAGRAARGVRTVVRANEEQAMLTGGMLIGSAVTLGVWAGRHPLAVLNAAARRPTFVGRFDIAYGAGPRRALDIYLPADRCAPTAGGGLPIVVFFYGGSWRRGRRGDYRFVGEALASRGCVVAIPDYRLYPDAVFPDFVEDAAAAVRWACDHAAELGADPRRVYVTGHSAGAQIATLLATDGRFLRAHGLDKRDLAGVVGLAGPYDFLPLNDATLERIFPEPVRDASQPIRFVDGSEPPMLLASGLRDATVKPGNTARFAARVAAAGGAVQVRLYPGIGHALLVGAFGLPLRRFLPVLDDVAAFVRGAPRART
- a CDS encoding MarR family winged helix-turn-helix transcriptional regulator — protein: MITAQHLQQASRLRGHITALNRRLRREAQADPVQFSQLVVLGAIDRLGGNVTPSELASAERMRSSNLAALLRELDGAGLIQRHADPADGRRSRVTLTAIGKQMLYGNRAKREEWLVHAMQACLNADERALLAAAGPLLERLARFDEAASAAPPAPSPRSSR
- a CDS encoding metal-dependent hydrolase, producing MNPIVRRDIRFALPPDRICDWHTEGVGVTHLFNALSLLFPAGERFFMDSVRNYRDRIDEPNLKRDIAGFIGQEAMHTREHVEFNDLLQAAGLPAHKLDKRLWTVLGWFKKVLPHSMQLAITMALEHYTAMFTGLVLANRITTSEVDGYRQMWMWHSMEETEHKAVAYDVWRAVMKPSLVSYLLRTGTMLFVTLVFWATLFDFNTRLLISHRSRIGGGLGIGKLVKYLWGPKNGIFAQIAREWIDYFRPGFHPWDHDNSVHLERIDDLLAEIDASNARQAAKAAPRRVPLHPVPQAV
- a CDS encoding amino acid permease, yielding MSPHPNSDNSTAQSNPPQLRRSLKARHLTMIAIGGSIGTGLFVASGASISQAGPGGAVLAYLLIGLMVYCLMMSLGEMAAFMPVSGSFATYGAKYVEEGFGFALGWNYWYNWAVTIAVELVAAQLVMHYWFPDVPGVWWSAAFLGVMFLLNVLTVRGFGEAEYWFALIKVVTVLAFIGVGLLMIFGILKGGPSNGWSNFTIGDAPFAGGLPAMMGVAMIAGFSFQGTELIGVAAGESENPRTTIPRAVRQVFWRILLFYVLAIFVIGVLVPYTDPNLLKSDVTDVGVSPFTLVFRHAGLAFAAGVMNAVILTAVLSAGNSGMYASTRMLHNLATEGRAPKLFAKLSAGGVPRNALYATTAVGALCFLSSLYGDKTVYLWLLNTSGMTGFIAWLGIALSHYRFRKGYVRQGFSVDQLPYQSNLYPYGPIFAFALCIVIALGQDYQAFLANKIDWVGVLATYVGIPLFLVVWLGYRLVHKTRFVGYEDMDIASWVAEHERAAAHEAREAAAIRVPSSPEAAS